TGACGGCGGAGCTGAGGTAGAAGAGGATGCCTGACAGGATGTGGACACACTGGTAAATGTCGTGCATCAAGTCGGTCCACTGGCTGACGGAGCTCCACAGGAGCCGCTCGATGTGGAAGGGCGCCCAGCAGACTCCGAACACCGCCACGACAATCGCTAGAGGATCAGgagtgagtgagggaaggaaggaaggagggaaggaaggaatgagtcAAGTATTTAAAGCtaaaatatgcaacttttcgcACTGAGGCAGtcaagtgtattgttagtcctgccctcctcccccccaaaTTTACACCCAACACTTGTTTCTCATCTTGATGAGTTGGGACACTTTGAAACGGCATATCGCCTGAGGCTGAGGTTACATCCCTTAAGACTCCACAggcattaaaaaaagaagacgTGAACACAGGCAATCcctaattaaaaaaagacaatgtCAATGTTCAGTGATTTCCAAAGGattttgtctgtttacactTCGCTGTTCTTTCATGTCTTACAGCTTTCTGCCATTGTTGCGTTGTTGTTCTCTGTACATGACAGCTACAACGCCcgtatgacacgcccactttaaATGGTAGACACCCCAAAACGTCTGTAACATAATTTAAAAGCCAATTACAGGCAAATAGGGGGGAATTAGTCATGAACACATCAgggtcacagacacagactgatgatgtatAATATATCTTATTCATTCATTGCTATTTTAATGTGATagaagttgcatattgcagctttaaagtcaaGGAAAGATGTAAATGAGGTTGCTAGGATAATGTACTCCCATTACATTTCTGTTCATGTAACCCATAAGATAAAACTGAACAAAGCATTGATCCTGGTGTGTATAGTTTTAACTGCTTCAGGATTTCATGATTCCTTTGTTCATCCCAGTTTGAAAATTGGCACGCTGAGGAGCAGAGCATGCTCTGACTCAGCACCAGAGGACTCTTAGGATCTCTCTTCTAATCAAAGCATTATGCTCTTAGGGCACATGCTACTCTCACTGAGGGGGTGCAGCAGAGTGTTTGAACATATGGTATGAAACTTGGTGCTTCTCCACACAGTGAAAATAACACAGTGGAATTAACACCGTGACACAGCGTGGAGGAGATATTTATGAATATGTGACTGACGATAATTTGACACTTACATTTGACACTCCTATCTGCCATGTGAATAACATTCTCTCTGCTCCAGTTTAGCATTCTCTTGAATGGAGCATCAGACTGgattcacatactgtacatacccAGCATAACTTTGACTAAAATGCTACATGATGGTTGTCAGGACCCACTGACAACAAAGGGGCTGGCGAGCTTTGCGGACATGGCCCATTTAACAATGAAAGCACTATATAGATATATGCTGAGGGCCAACTGACGGATATTTTCTGACTCactgaaagagggagaagagggacaaTACTCGCACACCAATTATCTACTAATTTACATTGGTAGATACAGTAGTTATATTGGGTAATTGGAGAGGTGCATTGAATACTGTGGCAGAACTGTGCTAACACTGTATATGCTATCCTGTTAAGCCCTAAAGCTTATAGGAGATGTGGAGCAAAGAGGCACGGCTCGGAATACAAATTTCCTTTCCAAAGAATCAACGTTactttctcattattttgcctGTGTTTTCATCACGTTTTGTGTTTGGAACACGTCTGGGCATTGGCACCTCAGATTAGAATGGGCCAACTGGTAAGGCACGTTttctgagaaagaaagatgctGAGCTAAATCCGCATGTGTTTGGCATCAAggtaaacataaacaaaacaacatacagTAAACAGATTCAGCTTGCTATGCACAGTACCAGGGTTGGGGCCGTTGATGAAccgaattgagaatgcatgttACATTCCAtttcagttcctggagttggaattggaattggaatgtcacccagctccaagtaaacagaattggaattgaattggaatgacaggaaacagaattatcaaattccacttctaagagaggttgtctcgactcgctagacattataaatcaaaacttATGAATCAAATAGTTAAACaactcaaatacattcaattatgtatgtattatgattACGTTATGCATCAAATGTCACCTGAAAGTTTCCTTAAACATTTTATGTTATTCAGTTTGATAATatacactatgtgtaatctcagatatgtggtaagaaaaaacaaaaaaacactgaatttcattgaattatatatatatatacatatatatatgtatatatatataaataatatatataatatatatatataaataattcaACTTTCTGAAATTCCAATTGAATTCCAATtctttcctgtaggttttttcgaattccaattcctcagttgaattggaatccatgcattcattcatgagGAGCACAAACATGCGGGAAAAACTACAGCAAAGGGGCAAAATCCCTTGAATGAAGGTGATAACTTTAACTATGGTGACTAGAGCAAAAACTCACAGAGCATCTTGGTGACTTGTCTCCTGCGCCCGTGCTCCACGTGGATCTTCCATCGAGTGCTGGAACTGCAGTTCTTTCCCAGGTTCCCACGGGACTGGCGCTTCTCTCTGCACAGATGAACACCCATCACCAGGTACAGCACACTGATCACCATCATGGGTACAAAATAGAAGCAAACGGTGGTGATCTGCATGACCAAGTTATAGATCCACAGTGGTTTCAGCACGGTGCAGATGGCCGACTCCTCCATCCTGCCCGGTAGGTAGAAGATGCCGTGCAGCGAGGTGTTGGGGACGGCGCAGAACATAGACGCCGCCCACACGACGGTGATGACCCGCTTGGCATGCTGGTTCGTGGACAGGTAGCGCGTTTTGAGCGGGTGCACCACAGCTATGTACCTCTCCACGCTCAGGGCCGTGACGTTGAGGATGGAGGCGAAGCAGACCGTCTCGAAGAGGAAGGTCTTGAAGTAGCAGCCTCCCTCGCCGAAGGGGAACGGGTAGTTCTGCCACAGGTCGTAAATCTCCAGGGGCATCCCGAACAGCAGCACGAGCAGGTCCGACACGGCCAGGCTCACCAGGTACAGGTTGGTGGGGTTGCGCATCTTCTTGTGCTTGGCGATCACGGCGCACGTGAGCAGATTGCCGGACAAGCCGGTGAGGAAGATGAGCAGGTAAACGAGGGTCACggggaggaagaagggggaTCGTTTCAGACCCAGGATCTCAGAGAGGTAGTCGTCGGCGGATTGGTCGTTGGTGTAATTCCCAGTGGCGTTCAGCTGCATGGTGGCGTTGTGGAACATGGTGTGCAGTTTGGATAAGTTTGAGAAGGAGATCTGCAGAGAGTGTTCCATTTCAGAGAGGAAGGCCTTGGCatcctatgtgtgtgtttctgggttCATTCAACATTGGGGGGCCTgatgagaaaatagaaaataaaagatGAATCAAAAAGGGCTATCAGAAgaggatttgatttgatttttactTTCAAAAATCACTGCACACGATCCTGCATGGTGATGACTTTGTGGTGCCACTCTCTCAGTTTAACAATTTACTTCCACTTGTTTCATAACCTTACAAGTCACACCTTTCACCTGAAACTAAATTATCCATGTGCTCCCATTAGGCTACAGCAATTTAACTTCACACTATACAGGAAAATTTTAAGCATATTCAGATAGTTATAATAATTATCACCCTGCATGCAGATGGAAATTAGGATCCAAAAGGTCTTAAAGCAATAGCAGGTGATTCCTTTTCTGAAGGATTAACACTGACAACATTGGAGGAAAGCATGTTATTTTTAGGGCAAAAGGCTATTAACCCAATGATGACAGGAGCATGCTCAGAGGAatccaacagtgtgtgtgtgtgtgtgtgtgtgtgtgtgtgcgtgtgtgtgtgtgtgtgtgtgtgtgtgtgtgtttttgtcagatTGCCTTCTGTTTAGCATATAGAGTCCAAAAACACCTTTGACATGTTCCAAAACGGCAGCTATGCggatagaaaataaataaataaataagatgtgtgtgtgtgtgtgtgtgtgtgtgtgtgtgtgtgtgtgtgcgtgtgtgtgtgtgtgtgtatgtgtgtgtgtgtgcacatgattGTTCAAAGTAGTGTCTTTCTTTGTCAGTGTTGTAATAACATGATGCCAAACATCAAATAGACCACCAGTGATTGGTGTAATTATATAGaagattatttttattgattttcctgCCATGAAAGGTAGGAACATTTGACTGTGATCATTACATTTCCCCATGTACCTTGTCTTGCCATTGCAATTATGAAAGACCAAACCTACAAACCGAATCAGACCTAAGAACCATTAACTGCAGCAACAAAGAAAATCACTGATTACTTACTGCTGGGAAATGTCACTTTTGCTCTCAAACATCAGAGACTAAGGAGACTCATGATAATAAAATCCATTTTCTGATGTTAAGTTGGTCACAGTGTTGTTTGATCAAAGGAACAATTCAGTGAACATGCAAATTAGCCTCGCATTTTGATTGAAATGCAATCTTCCCCTTGTTGAGCTGCTGCATATTGCTTCACTGCTATACTAATATGGTGCAAACCATTCTCATCAACTGGTGGCTATCGAGGATAATTTAAattacacacactgtactggTAGATGCTAATGGCTTTCTCTAAAAGGTTAATTATATCGCTCACAGCTCAAGCATCGCCTTGGAATATTAAGGTTTGGAATAATAAGATATTAGTCTGCATGGTTGGAATAAAAGTCTTAACCctaaagaaaaaacattataattgtctataatattcctatagggaattatagcGTGATTATACAGTGAGTTATAATGATCTTATTTTacttaatgtcatttttttttaaataaatttctTATAACATAGGCTACCTAAAggatagttttgctgtgatatttgtttaGCATCCTTCTAAAATTTATTTTCGTATATTTCTTTTTCGCAAGGGAAGATTGATTAGCAAGAGCAGAAAATGAGTCATATATTCCTATCCATCATCTAGAAGCATCAGTCAAAAGCCCATAAACCTGTAGCCTAAATACAAGCTTATTATGCAGAATATTGCAGATATTCAATAAAGCACGAGTCGGCTACACCTAATAACTTTTGTTGATAGATGCTTGACTTGCTGCAGTAAAAGCTCAGAAACAAGCTCACCTTGACGCTGCTGGTCTGCACGCCTCTTCTTAAAACGCGCTCCATGGTTGGAAATGGAGAAGCAAATACAGTGTgttccctttaaaaaaaaaaagaaaaggacagGAAAAACTATCAACGAATGCAAAAGTTGATGGATGCACTTGTCGCTGCGGAGACGAGACCTGAGGAGGCTGCAGAGGATGATGAGACTGCGCTGCTGTCacggctcagagagagagagagagagagagacagagacacagagagagagagagagagagagagagagagagagagacagagacacagagagacagagagagagagacagagagagagagacagagagagagacagagacacacagagagagagagagagagagagagagagagagagagagacagagagagagagagagagagacagagagagagagagactccgtCCACTTTATTTACGGTTTGAATTAGCAAATTCACTATGACtgcagtactgtactgtatgtttcgCCCATAAGAAAATACAGTCAATCCTCCTTCTGTGATAACTTTGTGTTTTGCTGTGCTAAAGCACTAAAGCAATATTACATTGGAAACAACCAGTGAACTTTCTTATTGTGATATTTGGTTCTCTATTATGTATGTTTCCCTTATGAAaaataactattattattatattatagatatatatataaaaacatttaGTATGATATGGTCATAATAAAAATACTGTTGTGTACCACAGCCACAGTCCCCAAGTCCCCATAACATTATAGTTTTTTGTTAattcctactgtgtgtgtgtgtgtgtgtgtgtgcgagcgcacGCAGTAAACGTGCAGGTGTGTGAGAAGTGGCCTAGATTTTGGTGGAAAAATGTTGAAAGTAATGCATCTAGCCGCATCAAATTGATTGCCCTCTAGATATCTAAACGTTTAAGTGCTACCTTGGCTAAATTCATTGAAATCAAATATATATAGAACTGCCCAGAATGTTTTATGAAGGCTTTCCAAAAGcacttcatttaaaaaatatatgctCTGGATATTAGCTTGCTGGAGTCGTTCAGTGGTGGGGAGGAGAGTGACGCAGCTGCATGTCTTCTGGTCAAATTTACTCTAATTTATTTGCAGTAGTTTGAAAGTATGAGTAATTGAactttaaagtccccatgaaatgaactcctattacttttacttcctggaaaacagagtatctttaatggtgacctcatgctgcaccagtaggtgtaaatataaattctgaaccaataaaaccatcacagatttttgaacaatcccgcccctgcacccctcccatccaataaaactgcctttctctccctgactcatattccattggtttagacttctgaatgatccctcactgtgttatgtcccgccccaacatccatATTTTGATATGTAAGGTAAGTTAGGTAGCAGGCACGTGCAGAGGGGGCGGCTATGGGTGCTTAGGCACCTGCCCCTTTTCccttaattgaacaaaatgccCCTTCCGATctaaatttattattttattttaggcattttccgAATAGTTAATAAATTGTAGCGATACGAGCGAAAGTATTTGAgcaactgcaaaacacaaataaacacagtgctttgcccctttctctgtccttctcacatgtggacgttattttttcattttacatattatataGTGAGTGGCTGCAAGATGCCCTCTAAAGCAAGAAGGgtgaaagtaaaagagaaagtaaagcagAAGGCAGCTATGGGACTCAAGACAACAGGTGAGAGGCAGACTGGGGAGTCAGACAGTGGCAGGGCTAAATTACCTTcatcatgcaaggaaaaaaatagatttagtgACTTTATCTTAAAATCTATCCAATAaagattgttacattttgtttagagTCTTCAGCTTGTACTATTATGATAGAAATATAATAAGATAATTGAGTATTCATCACTAagatacatatacatatatatatatatatatattttattgtatttaatatcacaggcagacagaaatgcagagagatgagggggagaaagaagaggacagatggaagcaaatataacagatgagtaaagtAAAGGGATATAACAACACCGCATTGTTGCACTCAAACACAGAGATTCttccacagactgtttgacactgtagatGCCCTTTTTCATGTGAGCACCTGCCCCTGAAGAACTCTCTGCACGTCCCTGTTAGGTAGTGGAAGTGGgtgaacaaaagcagcaagactCATAACAGCAGAAAATAGCAGCAGAGTGGCAATCTGCACAGCGAGCTAAACTGTGAGCGAGTGTGTTATTTGAAAGGCTcgacagtagtgtgtgtgtatgttgattGGTTCACTTGGAAAGATGAAGCCAGCTAGAGTTTCCTGCCTGAAGTTGCGTTGCTCTATATGCTGTTGGGGAGTTGAAACTCTAACTATCAGTGGCGGAGCCAGACAATTTTCATTGGGGTGGCCAGGCTGGGTCCAGTATTTACTTTGGGGTGGCACAGAAATCGGTGCCTTGTCTGCGTAGTGCAGCAACGTATCCAAATAGTCACTATTTTGGGTCACTCACcctttcattcactcactcaggCAACAGTGACTGCTAAATGAGCACCAAGCTTACAAGTGCACCATTAGGAATCATAATGGACTTGCAATCTGTAGCGCCAGTTTCagcgtctggtctattttctctgCGTGCTGCGGCACatatttcacaggaaaacacaatAGAAATACACTATAGATGGTCATATCTAcattatatcaccacagaagcacaaatatattaaatgatcaacttaccagggtcttcactgttgttgttgattaatccatctgcactgatgcaagttttaaatgcaacacattgtaggatgatgatctatctggttttgaattatcccttgccttttgaaaattgtgtctgttattgaattgccacaaaagtaaacaagggTACACGTTTAGGTTTGTtaataggctatttaatttatttaggcctatatcatttaaacagagagggagagagagagaaggagagagggagagagattaggctttcctaattattgcctgatcacaagtcacGACTCTGGCTGAgataacaaacaaataaacgtgactgctttgatatgagggagtttgtgaagaaagggagaaattaagAAGATGGAAGATATAAAGTTCATCCCAGATgtggaaaagtacagtgagCTGTCAGCATTGTTTCTACAAGGACAGCAGTGAACAGATGAAGCTTTAGTGGCTATTGGAGCACAATGTAAGCAGCCTACAGCTGTTTCCACGGGGTTTTCTCCTCCTGTAGAGCAGGAGAGCTGCTGGCCGGCGTGGAGAAATAAGCTTCTGGTGTGAACGGGCCAACTGCGTGGTAATTGGCCACTACACGTCCTGTCTGAACCAAGCGTCAGGCTACAGGCAGAGTGCTGTTGAACCGGTGGGGGATCAAGGAGGTTCTAGATATTAAGGTtctatattacattatattggGGGATGGGCACCACTACAACAGGATGTGCGCGCAGCTAAAGTGTCCGGCAGTGGTGCTGCGGCAGTGCAGGAATGGTTCCGCACAGGGGAAAACATTAGTGACGCGGTGCTTGGGGTGGCCAATGGGGGGGCCAGGATTCAGCGTAAGGTGGCCACGGCCACCCCCAGCCACCCCCTGGCTCCGCCACTGCGTATGCATCATATTtaatgagcttattgtatgttttgcatgtaaaaccttattctgctaagtaactagtaactacagctgtcagataaatgtagtggagtaaaagtataaagtctcataAAATAATACTCAACTATAGTGAAAGGacctcaaaactgtacttaAGCACAGTACTTGaataaatgtacttagttactttccacctccgTATGTAACACACATCCCACACTGTGCCTGGCTGACATTCACTAACATTCAGCCTTCTGTTTCAGGTTAcagggtttctttttttatatatttatattttcataacaGCGATGGTTTCATAAAGCTAGTGCTGTCAATTCAAAATCACTCAGTTAATTTTACCTTGGGCTGTTCCCTTCTCAGTTTGAAACCAAATCCTTGGTCATCGTCCTCAGTCTGTGTATTAATCTGCTCCGTTAAACACTTTGAGTGTCCACCGTAAATACATTTTCCACTGTATTTTCAAGTTGTGTGTTTATAATTATTCAGGCTGCACTGCTATACTGTGAAGAATGTACGGCCTACTTATTGCTAATCCATTCTCTCCTCCAAGACTATTACTCCTTTAAATTGTATGGAGGACCAGCGACCTCCCAAAAGCGGTGTGTTGAATACATAACTCCTTTCTTTCCCACATTCCGTCTCCTCAAAGCACACGTCATGAAAGTGCTCCAGACATGAAATAATCTGTGGCTTTCTTTTTGAGTCCAAAACACTGTTGTTTTTAATAATTAGTCTATTATCATTCTCCTTTCCTTGTCAGAAACCTCCCATGAAGGTATTTGTGTTGTTACTTATTTATTGTGGCTCTACATTGTGTATCCTTCCAGcttaaatgttgtttttaaccCAGAAACAGGTGGAAATATCATATCTTAACTCTTAGAAGACTAGTTTCCAAGAATCGCATTCAGTGTATGAAACATTAGGAATACTGTATCAGGTTTCACCGCCTGTTGCACAATCCatctcactgcaaaaaacgtccatcttaacaagtaatttggtctcatattcagccttcagatcttattttcttaaaccaagagaaaaattcagccagtgaggtgagataactccacttgttcccaatgcagttcaagaaaatgacacttgattcttcaaaatccttgaaacaagttgatttgcaatggaaaagtgaaattatctaaccccattggcagatattttgacttattttaagaaaattataattttaggactcaataatagactaaatgacttgttaagatggagattgtTTGCAGTTCCGGCGTTCCtaatatttggtatctttgatTCAAGGTAAATATGCTCTTGAAACCGTATGTTACCAACAGAGGGCAGAGTAAATTCAGGTTGTGATGAGACTGTCAACACCTCCAGTGGAGACAAGGTTACTACAGTGTATGTGATGGATTGCCATGCGTATCTACTATTCATTTTGATAAATCCATTTTGTATGGTTAGGGCAATGAAAAttctttatatagcacttttcaaaacagttacaaagcCCTTTACaggggacaaaaaaacaaaaccaacagcaaaagcaataaaaacaaggcaagtcataaaagggaggtcaaaaataataataaaaggtcattacataaaagcaagtctataaaaatgagttttaagaagtgatttaaaagatgatatgGATTTAGAGCCAGGCTGAGCTGCTGCAGGCGAGTCCTTAC
This DNA window, taken from Centroberyx gerrardi isolate f3 chromosome 5, fCenGer3.hap1.cur.20231027, whole genome shotgun sequence, encodes the following:
- the nmur3 gene encoding LOW QUALITY PROTEIN: neuromedin-U receptor 2 (The sequence of the model RefSeq protein was modified relative to this genomic sequence to represent the inferred CDS: deleted 1 base in 1 codon), translated to MEHSLQISFSNLSKLHTMFHNATMQLNATGNYTNDQSADDYLSEILGLKRSPFFLPVTLVYLLIFLTGLSGNLLTCAVIAKHKKMRNPTNLYLVSLAVSDLLVLLFGMPLEIYDLWQNYPFPFGEGGCYFKTFLFETVCFASILNVTALSVERYIAVVHPLKTRYLSTNQHAKRVITVVWAASMFCAVPNTSLHGIFYLPGRMEESAICTVLKPLWIYNLVMQITTVCFYFVPMMVISVLYLVMGVHLCREKRQSRGNLGKNCSSSTRWKIHVEHGRRRQVTKMLSIVVAVFGVCWAPFHIERLLWSSVSQWTDLMHDIYQCVHILSGILFYLSSAVNPIIYNLLSTRFRECFRELVCSHTEDNSSVRDSPPFPKILLGPSVSGSRGQVKGKNSNAFVPLLSPNMSLSIDNTILTCTCKETDCITSVF